In a genomic window of Chrysemys picta bellii isolate R12L10 chromosome 1, ASM1138683v2, whole genome shotgun sequence:
- the LOC135982658 gene encoding serine/arginine repetitive matrix protein 2-like isoform X1: protein MPLSDPHASCLRCLGEAHQKERCKICKAFKPRTKKERDFRLKQLLMETALQPSTSTAPSASVRSAPASVREPAPAGHPKTAAPTQRGNARRRSSSPAKAKGQSKARGRSPHKRPAPVKTSSAPKADTAPTRTPVVAPAPKGPSSPGMGASSADEGLEELVEQPSTPDTFEAAKDLIALSVEAPARAEGAPPMLPRRGKPAMLRPSRSPSRHRSRNRSRSSSASVDSRLPSTQEASQQSAFNKRLAPTQQLSTSRHREALAVHYPRPSSRSHSRSCDHRYRSRSRSARRYSRSWSRRRYSPEPDRHHSTAPPWPSRSPSVVSGADSDRYGGYAHRPRASRDYGQSQWGQPSQWPFWTPWAYHQQGPPSGASRSGPSGYRSLSPRHRPPSYREATVSRPPEREGVDSAPSTVPSQSHAAGQTAEEQLADAGLLDNEDGQKAPTSSSSPDEAVAGTLVSGPPPIDHRAHQDLLRRVALNLGLQAEETVEQDDPMVDILSPEGPSRVALPIIRTVQSNYKAVWQTPASSAPTAKGVERKYFAPYRGFDFLFLHPSPCSLVVSAVNEKERHGQQAPAPKGKEAKRLDLFGRKVYSSGGLQLRIATQQAILNRHNFNSWASVAKFKASLPPDAHQEFTALVDEGMAVAKTSLQAALDSADAAARTIASGVVMRRSAWLQASGLPPEVQTTLQDLPFEGSGLFSDQTDARLHSLKDSRATLKSLGMHTPVMQRKPFKPQPPQRQYHPRPRHEPYRRRGRDNRRRHNNTPNQGQSHGQGKPQPGNKPGF from the coding sequence atgccattgagcgacccccacgcctcgtgtctccgttgcctgggggaagctcaccagaaagagcgctgcaagatctgcaaggcctttaagcccagaactaaaaaagagagggactttcgccttaagcagctgctcatggagacggcgttacagccctccacttcgacggcaccgtctgcctccgtgcggagcgccccggcatcggtgcgggaaccggcaccggcgggtcacccgaagACCGCGGCACCGACCCAGCGGGGAAATGCACGACGCCGATCGTCTTCGCCGGCGAAAGCGAAGGGCCAGtctaaggcccgaggacgctccccgcacaagAGGCCGGCACCGGTAAagacctcgagtgcccctaaggccgaTACGGCCCCAACAcggaccccggtagtggctccggcgccgaaaggcccgtcgagccccgggatgggcgcgTCGAGTGCGGATGAAGGGCTAGAGGAGCtcgtggaacagccctccactccggacacgtttgaggcagctaaAGACCTCATCGCTTTGTCCGTCGAGGCCCCGGCACGCGCTGAGGGCGCTCCGCCGATGCTGCCGcgtagaggcaagccggcgatgttgcgcccatcacggtcgccgtctcggcaccgctccaggaatcggtcccggtcgagctccgcctcggtggactcccggttgccctcgaCGCAGGAAGCATCGCAGCAGTCGGCCTTCAACAAGCGGttggcaccgactcagcaactgagcacgagtcggcaccgcgaagCGTTGGCGGTTCATTACCCAAGGCCGTCCAGTCGTAGCCATTCCCGGTCCTGCGATCAccggtaccgttccaggtccaggtcggcgaggcGCTATTCtaggtcctggtcgcggaggcgctactccccagAACCGGACCGGCACCATTCTACGGCTCcaccgtggccttccaggtcaccgtccgtggtctcggggGCTGACTCAGaccggtacggcgggtatgcccataggcCACGGGCCAGCAGAGACTACGGTCAGTCCCAATGGGGccaaccgagccaatggccattctggacaccctgggcctaccaccagcaaggaccCCCATCGGgggcctcgagatccgggccatccgGGTACCGATCCCTCTCCCCGCGGCACCGCCCGCCATCGTAtagggaggcaacggtctctagaccaccggagcgggaaggagtggactcggcaccgagtacggTGCCGTCCCAATCCCACGCTGCGGGTCAGACCGCAGAGGAACAACTGGCTGATGCCGGGTTACTGgacaatgaggatgggcagaaggccccgacctcttcctcctcaccagatgAGGCGGTAGCGGGCACAttggtgtccggccctcccccgatcgaccatcgggcacaccaagacctgcttcgccgggtagccctcaatctgggcttgcaagcggaggagactgtagagcaggacgaccccatggtcgatatcctgagcccagagggcccctccagagtcgctctcccgattatacggacagtacagtccaactataaggcggtgtggcaaacaccggcctctaGTGCGCCAACTGCAAAAGGCgtagagaggaaatacttcgccccatatagagggtttgacttcctctttcttcacccgtccccctgttcgctggtggtctcggcggtcaacgaaaaagagcggcatggccagcaagctcctgcccccaaaggcaaggaagctaagagattggacttattcgggaggaaagtctattcatctgggggccttcaactgaggatcgccactcagcaggcgattctaaacaggcacaattttaactcgTGGGCATCAGTTGCCAAGTTTAAggcctccctcccacctgacgcgcaccaggagttcacggccctggtggacgagggaatggcagtggccaagacctcattgcaggccgcaCTGGACTCAGCCGACGCGGCGGCTAGAACAATTGCATCGGGAGTCGTGATGAGGCGCTCGGCGTGGTTGCAGGCTTCAGGTCTCCCGCCAGAGGTACAGACCACGCTGCaagacctcccgtttgaaggttcgggcttgttttccgaccagacggacgctaggctacatagccttaaggactcacgagcgacccttaagtcgttgggtatgcacactCCGGTAATGCAGCGTaagccctttaaaccccagccaccGCAAAGGCAATACCACCCTCGCCCCCGACACGAGCCGtaccgccgtcgaggcagggataacaggcggagacataacaatacgcctaaccagggccagagtcacggccagggcaagccgcagccaggaaataaaccaggcttttga